In the genome of Pseudomonas sp. P5_109, one region contains:
- a CDS encoding ABC transporter substrate-binding protein, whose translation MKKETESGYGSTGINLDSISLNRRSFMLGAAASAAGLYIASFVPSAFAASSGHLEILGWEGETGDAELAEWRKQRGITVRSSYASNQDDITARLAGSDPVQLDLTMYALGYETIYQQMGLLKAIDTAQIPNYSAENTVPLFYKGSRWYWDGKQWGVPLLWGMNTIVYNPKKMNKPAEYKDLLDPKLKGRLTFVDDGTSNWSLIAIIAGYGDKFPNLTRAEFDDAFEKLKPYRDQCRVFAASSGDAVSLLVSGEVDAVFSASANTPSETKKRGIVTELSVPKEGAALWCDALFIPKTAKDVPLALEFINKTLEADTQAKMATTMFSGVVNSKAVPLLSEELRTTFDYANLDSFFEKSKLYGQPPLSSDKYVTYAEWIDQWANFKGSF comes from the coding sequence ATGAAAAAAGAAACAGAGTCGGGTTATGGATCAACCGGCATTAACCTGGATTCGATCAGCCTGAACCGGCGCTCGTTCATGCTGGGGGCTGCTGCGTCTGCCGCAGGGTTGTACATTGCTTCGTTCGTGCCAAGTGCATTTGCCGCCTCCTCGGGTCATCTGGAGATTCTTGGCTGGGAAGGTGAAACCGGTGATGCGGAGCTGGCCGAGTGGCGCAAACAGCGTGGCATCACCGTGCGCTCCAGCTATGCCAGCAACCAGGACGACATCACCGCGCGGCTGGCCGGTTCCGATCCCGTGCAGCTTGACCTGACCATGTACGCGTTGGGCTACGAGACCATCTATCAGCAGATGGGCCTGCTCAAGGCGATCGATACCGCGCAGATCCCCAACTACTCCGCAGAAAACACCGTGCCGCTGTTCTATAAAGGCAGCCGCTGGTACTGGGATGGCAAGCAATGGGGCGTCCCGCTGTTGTGGGGCATGAACACGATCGTCTACAACCCCAAGAAAATGAACAAACCCGCCGAGTACAAAGACCTGCTCGACCCGAAACTGAAGGGCCGGCTGACCTTTGTCGATGACGGGACTTCCAACTGGTCACTGATCGCGATCATTGCCGGCTACGGCGACAAATTCCCTAACCTGACCCGCGCCGAATTCGATGACGCCTTCGAAAAACTCAAACCGTATCGTGATCAATGCCGAGTCTTTGCGGCCTCCTCGGGCGATGCCGTTTCGCTGTTGGTGTCCGGCGAAGTCGACGCGGTGTTTTCGGCGTCGGCCAACACCCCGAGCGAGACCAAAAAGCGCGGCATAGTCACAGAGCTATCGGTGCCCAAGGAAGGTGCTGCCCTCTGGTGCGATGCCTTGTTCATCCCCAAGACAGCCAAGGACGTACCGCTCGCGCTGGAGTTCATCAACAAGACGCTTGAGGCCGACACGCAGGCGAAAATGGCCACCACCATGTTCTCCGGCGTGGTCAACAGCAAGGCGGTGCCGCTGCTCTCCGAAGAGCTCAGGACAACGTTCGACTACGCGAACCTGGACAGCTTTTTCGAGAAATCGAAGCTCTACGGCCAGCCGCCCCTGAGCTCCGACAAGTACGTGACCTATGCCGAGTGGATCGATCAGTGGGCGAACTTCAAAGGCTCGTTCTAG
- a CDS encoding thiamine pyrophosphate-dependent enzyme, protein MTVLRRSNVHPHWRQRLFDGSFSVKLTGGQIVAKALKANGVDYVAGMPGEGSWALVEALLKTGSDIPFIHVIQEQSAVHLADGYFRACGRPMAILLPAPLGLSKALGAIAVALADASAMLVITAGDTERGVDSPEFTATGISKEHVRVSSIEQLAQALRQAFDTMFSGRVGPVSLDIPAAVQGASVDASLSPATLRANNASDIPPLVALRPLAQLSSILEGDALLMVGTQSLRETVSEIFPDYQHRGHFCTSGAGALGWAVPAAIGAKLAMPARQVVCAVSDGDFLQSMQELAVCVMHSLPVVFLVFNNSGPESLSDVQVSLAGQHRAGEFNLPDGKPYSPDFAGIARNFGLQAWRVEHASQLNPAFIKALNSKGPSLVEIITARSSRAN, encoded by the coding sequence ATGACGGTCTTGAGACGCAGCAACGTGCATCCGCACTGGCGCCAGCGTCTATTCGATGGGAGTTTTTCTGTGAAGCTCACGGGTGGTCAGATTGTTGCGAAAGCGCTGAAAGCGAACGGTGTCGATTATGTTGCCGGCATGCCGGGTGAAGGCTCTTGGGCCTTGGTAGAAGCATTGCTCAAGACAGGCTCCGACATCCCTTTCATTCATGTCATACAGGAGCAAAGCGCGGTCCACCTGGCCGACGGCTATTTTCGTGCCTGCGGTCGGCCGATGGCCATACTTCTGCCGGCGCCGCTGGGCCTTTCGAAAGCCTTGGGCGCGATTGCAGTGGCGTTGGCGGATGCCTCGGCGATGCTGGTGATCACTGCCGGCGACACCGAACGCGGCGTTGATTCTCCTGAGTTCACAGCCACTGGCATCAGCAAAGAGCATGTGCGGGTTTCGTCGATTGAACAGTTGGCGCAGGCCCTGCGCCAGGCCTTCGATACGATGTTCAGCGGTCGCGTCGGCCCGGTCAGCCTGGATATCCCGGCGGCTGTCCAGGGCGCCTCGGTCGACGCCAGTTTGTCACCCGCCACCTTGCGGGCCAACAACGCCAGCGACATCCCACCGCTGGTGGCTCTCAGGCCCCTGGCGCAACTGAGTTCGATCCTGGAGGGGGATGCGCTGCTGATGGTCGGGACGCAGAGTCTGCGGGAGACTGTCAGTGAGATCTTCCCGGATTATCAACACCGAGGTCACTTCTGTACCTCTGGCGCCGGCGCGCTGGGTTGGGCAGTTCCGGCAGCCATTGGCGCGAAGCTCGCCATGCCGGCACGTCAAGTGGTGTGTGCCGTCAGCGACGGGGATTTTTTACAGTCGATGCAGGAACTGGCGGTGTGCGTGATGCACAGTCTTCCCGTGGTGTTCCTGGTGTTCAACAACAGCGGGCCTGAGTCGTTGAGCGATGTGCAAGTTTCCCTCGCCGGGCAACATCGGGCCGGGGAATTCAATTTGCCGGACGGCAAACCTTACTCGCCTGACTTCGCGGGCATCGCCAGAAACTTTGGCCTGCAAGCGTGGCGAGTCGAACATGCTTCGCAACTCAATCCAGCCTTCATCAAGGCGCTGAACAGCAAAGGGCCGTCGTTGGTGGAGATCATTACTGCGCGCAGTTCGCGAGCGAACTGA
- a CDS encoding helix-turn-helix transcriptional regulator: protein MSLTAATSHPERQQVRSDLQANVQKNLSTLVESCRSVADMCRKVDVNRQQFNKYLVGQHVPSQKILQKIGRYFMMEAEDLFRPPAEFKKFYEGYENELPTDLRASAQFNHFLPLAKQSADLLEDYLGVYYRYHNSSIYKGRILRSVTCLYRADSMVQYVTVERFPLLDGSGKIGYSFTYHGFCLLLGDRLFMVDFEGKQRNEMTFSILTPQHRRPIRFLYGLVTGVASSSFRQPFSTRMALGLVDKGKIRKHHLRNATAVLPSDQSLPLEVREYMTGDNATIVWGGQD from the coding sequence ATGTCGCTAACTGCCGCCACCTCGCACCCTGAGCGACAACAGGTTCGCAGCGACTTGCAAGCCAACGTGCAAAAGAACCTGAGTACGCTGGTGGAGTCTTGTCGCTCGGTGGCAGACATGTGCCGCAAAGTTGATGTCAATCGCCAGCAGTTCAACAAATACCTGGTGGGCCAGCACGTCCCCTCGCAGAAAATCCTGCAGAAGATCGGCCGGTATTTCATGATGGAGGCCGAAGACCTTTTCCGGCCGCCCGCCGAGTTCAAGAAGTTTTATGAAGGCTACGAAAACGAACTACCGACAGACTTGCGGGCCTCGGCGCAATTCAATCATTTCCTGCCCCTGGCGAAGCAGTCGGCGGATCTGCTCGAGGACTATCTGGGCGTCTATTACCGGTACCACAACTCCTCTATCTATAAAGGCCGCATCCTGCGTTCGGTCACCTGCCTGTATCGGGCCGACTCGATGGTCCAGTACGTCACCGTAGAACGCTTTCCCTTGCTCGATGGCAGTGGAAAGATCGGCTATTCGTTCACCTATCACGGATTCTGCCTGCTGCTGGGCGATCGTCTGTTCATGGTCGATTTCGAGGGCAAGCAACGTAACGAAATGACGTTTTCGATTCTCACGCCGCAGCATCGCCGGCCAATCCGGTTCCTTTATGGTTTGGTCACCGGTGTGGCGTCATCGTCTTTTCGCCAACCCTTCTCGACGCGCATGGCGTTGGGGCTGGTGGACAAAGGCAAGATCCGCAAACATCACCTGCGCAATGCAACCGCGGTGCTTCCCAGCGATCAGTCGTTACCGCTGGAAGTGCGCGAATACATGACGGGCGATAACGCCACTATCGTCTGGGGCGGTCAGGATTGA
- a CDS encoding Gfo/Idh/MocA family oxidoreductase: MARLTGDIPGQRRFKVGMVGGGQGAYFASYHRAAMRLCNRFDIVAGAFSSDADKCREAGAALGLQPERIYLSFEDMAAAESRRSDPIEAVVIVTPNHLHFEPCRLFLRAGIPVICDKPLVNSPQEATELASIADQHDTFFALTYTYQGYPMVRDARSRIQAGELGDIRFMYVEYLLEWLAPGVSTLSKSLAWRGDPQKAGPTGVVGDIGTHAFNMLEFLGGRRCTSLNAKLTTVVPGWGLDDTCVVQLEFEGGVDGLLWASFAAPGHRNGLRFKIIGSQASLEWCQESPETLRFTPVDGAERIYRRGQSDNAAQTLNFTSLPAGNTEGYLEALAVLYADFAEALDAGAGWRSATSIALPDIHEGVRGVCLSQACVESSRRRAWVPFPSN, translated from the coding sequence ATGGCAAGGTTGACCGGCGATATTCCAGGACAAAGGCGATTCAAGGTAGGCATGGTTGGCGGCGGGCAGGGCGCTTACTTCGCCAGTTATCACCGGGCGGCCATGCGTCTTTGCAATCGATTCGACATTGTCGCCGGTGCCTTCTCTTCGGATGCCGACAAGTGTCGGGAGGCGGGCGCGGCACTTGGCCTTCAACCCGAGCGCATCTACCTGTCGTTCGAGGACATGGCCGCTGCCGAGTCGCGTCGATCCGACCCCATAGAGGCGGTCGTCATCGTGACACCCAATCACCTGCACTTTGAACCTTGCCGATTGTTTCTGCGGGCGGGCATTCCGGTCATTTGCGACAAGCCGCTGGTCAACAGCCCACAAGAAGCCACTGAGTTGGCGAGCATTGCCGATCAGCACGATACGTTCTTCGCGCTGACCTACACCTACCAGGGCTATCCCATGGTCAGGGATGCCCGCAGTCGTATTCAGGCCGGGGAGCTTGGCGACATTCGCTTCATGTATGTCGAGTACCTGCTGGAGTGGTTGGCGCCGGGTGTCTCGACGCTGAGTAAAAGCCTGGCCTGGCGCGGTGATCCGCAAAAGGCCGGCCCCACCGGTGTCGTCGGGGACATCGGCACCCATGCCTTCAACATGCTTGAGTTCCTGGGCGGGCGCCGTTGCACCAGCCTGAATGCCAAATTGACCACGGTCGTACCCGGCTGGGGGCTGGACGACACCTGTGTGGTGCAGCTGGAGTTCGAAGGCGGGGTAGACGGTCTGCTGTGGGCCAGTTTCGCGGCGCCCGGCCATCGTAATGGCCTGCGCTTCAAAATCATCGGCAGCCAGGCTTCGCTCGAATGGTGCCAGGAGTCCCCGGAAACACTGCGCTTTACCCCCGTCGACGGTGCAGAGCGCATCTACCGCCGAGGCCAGAGCGACAACGCCGCCCAGACACTGAACTTCACCAGCTTGCCCGCCGGCAACACCGAAGGCTATCTGGAAGCACTCGCTGTTCTCTACGCCGATTTCGCCGAGGCACTCGATGCCGGCGCAGGTTGGCGCAGCGCAACCAGCATTGCGTTACCCGACATCCATGAGGGCGTGCGCGGCGTCTGCCTGTCCCAGGCGTGCGTCGAGTCCAGCCGACGGCGTGCCTGGGTGCCTTTTCCCTCCAACTGA
- a CDS encoding glycoside hydrolase family 3 N-terminal domain-containing protein produces the protein MSSELYRAAYSVLLPAFGDLHLDENVRRYLSRGGVSLLLGETRDEYVGRAMSAARKGAETQADFVNIARQGASLAGSPVLIAVDQELGGIERLHQLVPAVASREQFKALSTQDIEHRCFEMARAARSLGVNLFLAPIVDVVTGANPWLLNRHLGADPLEVSRVCCAFIRGVQRAGVIATAKHFPGHYITEADPAIAPATVPGPVHLLHDNLEVFKQVIATGVKAVMPGPAVFPALDPEHSASTSSTIIGLLRDTLGFDGLIISDDLDAVSILRGNSITDTAVASLSAGAHLLLVSSESGLDAIAAAIVAAVDAGVLDRRVLLAAAFKVRALANATHDLTR, from the coding sequence ATGTCTAGCGAACTCTACAGAGCGGCATATTCGGTACTGCTTCCCGCGTTCGGGGATTTGCACCTGGACGAAAACGTCCGTCGTTATCTGAGCCGCGGGGGCGTTTCCCTGTTGCTGGGGGAGACACGGGACGAGTACGTGGGCCGAGCCATGAGCGCGGCGCGAAAGGGCGCGGAAACCCAGGCAGATTTCGTCAACATCGCCCGGCAAGGGGCCTCGTTGGCGGGGTCGCCGGTACTGATTGCGGTGGACCAGGAACTCGGCGGCATCGAACGCCTTCATCAATTGGTCCCTGCCGTCGCGTCGCGAGAGCAGTTCAAGGCGCTGAGCACTCAGGACATCGAACATCGATGCTTCGAGATGGCCCGGGCGGCACGCAGCCTGGGCGTCAATCTGTTCCTGGCACCGATTGTCGACGTGGTCACCGGCGCCAACCCATGGCTGCTCAACCGGCACCTGGGCGCCGACCCGCTCGAGGTCAGCCGGGTTTGCTGTGCCTTTATCCGCGGGGTGCAACGGGCAGGCGTGATTGCCACGGCCAAACACTTCCCGGGCCATTACATCACTGAAGCGGATCCGGCGATTGCCCCCGCCACAGTTCCCGGGCCAGTGCATTTGCTGCACGACAACCTTGAGGTCTTCAAGCAAGTCATCGCCACGGGCGTCAAGGCGGTGATGCCGGGGCCAGCGGTGTTCCCGGCGCTCGACCCTGAGCATTCGGCGTCCACCTCGTCGACAATCATCGGCCTTCTGCGTGACACCCTTGGTTTCGACGGTTTGATTATTTCCGATGACCTCGATGCGGTGTCCATCCTTCGCGGTAACTCCATCACGGACACGGCCGTTGCGTCACTGTCGGCAGGCGCACACCTGTTGCTGGTGTCCAGTGAGTCTGGTCTGGATGCCATCGCCGCAGCCATTGTCGCGGCCGTCGATGCGGGGGTTCTGGACCGTCGGGTTCTGCTGGCTGCCGCGTTCAAGGTACGGGCGTTGGCCAATGCCACGCACGACCTGACGCGGTAA
- a CDS encoding sugar phosphate isomerase/epimerase family protein: MQTQNNILALHSTVAKHSTLAMDIDIKKATGFDALEINSAKLEAWLQAGYTEAELKNLLADVPVTGIGYLRDIERQGTERNDLLKEAERLFQLANLAGAKGVQVLTGPINVQAVIDFQQHGKSKHYSGLLGLDEATQYDLTARNLTLLADLAKQYDVLLYLEALSWTPLNSLDHQLQLIDRCGRDNVKMVIDYWHCFTSGVKPQDIARMNKDLIYGVHVCDSLPYEGGIANEEILRDVPTGSGVLDLVEWTAAVKATGYEGWWSCELFCKKQQQQNSYEVAKALKLLLTRLVGR; encoded by the coding sequence ATGCAAACCCAAAACAATATCCTGGCCCTGCATTCCACAGTTGCAAAGCACTCGACCCTGGCGATGGACATCGACATTAAAAAGGCCACGGGTTTCGATGCGCTGGAGATCAACAGCGCAAAACTGGAAGCCTGGCTGCAGGCCGGTTATACCGAAGCGGAACTGAAAAATTTGCTTGCGGACGTGCCTGTCACAGGCATTGGTTACCTGAGGGATATCGAGCGCCAGGGTACCGAACGCAATGACTTGCTCAAAGAGGCCGAGCGACTGTTCCAGTTGGCCAACCTGGCCGGCGCCAAAGGTGTGCAAGTGCTCACCGGGCCAATCAATGTCCAGGCCGTGATCGATTTCCAGCAGCACGGCAAGAGCAAGCATTACTCGGGCTTGCTGGGTCTTGATGAAGCGACCCAGTATGACTTGACCGCCAGGAATCTCACCTTGCTGGCTGATCTGGCCAAGCAATATGACGTTCTTCTTTATCTTGAAGCGCTGTCCTGGACGCCACTGAATAGCCTGGACCACCAACTTCAGCTGATTGATCGCTGCGGGCGCGATAACGTCAAGATGGTCATCGACTACTGGCATTGCTTTACCTCGGGCGTGAAGCCGCAAGACATTGCCAGGATGAACAAAGACCTGATCTACGGCGTGCACGTGTGTGACTCGCTGCCGTATGAAGGTGGTATCGCCAACGAAGAAATCCTCAGGGATGTGCCGACGGGCAGCGGGGTTCTGGACCTTGTCGAGTGGACGGCTGCGGTGAAGGCCACCGGGTACGAGGGCTGGTGGAGTTGCGAGTTGTTTTGCAAGAAACAGCAACAACAGAACAGTTACGAAGTCGCCAAAGCGTTGAAGTTACTGTTGACCCGGCTTGTGGGTCGATAA
- a CDS encoding GMC family oxidoreductase — protein sequence MVDFIVIGGGSTGCTVASRLSEDATASVVLFEEGPRDRNPYIHIPGAYYKTAQGPLLKRYAWEPTEDQRRTETPTMVQASVLGGGSSVNAMIYIRGVPADYDGWAEQGAAGWSYKDVLPYFKKAEDNERFCNEAHGVGGPLGVSDPINIHPLTKVWLRACQQYGLPYNEDFNSGQPEGCGLYQITAKNGFRSSAAVAYLKPAKSRKNLTVKTGCRVIRILTQGSKAIGVEYIEKGVRQVMHADKEIILSSGAINSPRLLMLSGIGPAAQLDKHGIKVVSDLPGVGQNLQDHIEVSLVYELTGPHSYDKYKKPLWKMMAGLQYALFRQGPAASNLIEGGAFWWGDKAAAHPDIQYFMVVGAGIEEGVDSVPGGNGCTLNLGQIRPRSRGHVELYSADPMSPPRIVPNYFSDPYDIESLVDGCLEGEQIMSQAAFKPFIARRHVPDGAVRTREEMKKFCHEQAHAALHPSGTCRMGVDELSVVGPDLRVHGMEGLRVADASVMPTLISGNPNSVCIMIGEKAADMIRNGH from the coding sequence ATGGTGGATTTCATCGTAATCGGAGGCGGATCGACAGGTTGCACCGTGGCTTCGAGACTGAGCGAAGACGCAACGGCATCCGTCGTCCTTTTCGAAGAGGGGCCGCGCGATCGCAACCCCTATATCCATATTCCCGGCGCCTACTACAAGACGGCGCAAGGCCCGCTGCTCAAACGCTATGCCTGGGAGCCTACCGAAGATCAACGCCGCACCGAGACGCCGACGATGGTCCAGGCCAGCGTTTTGGGTGGCGGAAGTTCGGTCAATGCGATGATCTACATCCGCGGTGTCCCGGCCGACTACGACGGCTGGGCCGAGCAGGGCGCCGCCGGCTGGTCTTACAAGGACGTACTGCCGTACTTCAAAAAAGCCGAAGACAACGAGCGCTTCTGCAACGAAGCCCATGGTGTTGGCGGGCCGCTGGGTGTTTCCGATCCGATCAATATCCATCCGCTGACCAAAGTGTGGCTTCGCGCATGCCAGCAATACGGCTTGCCGTACAACGAAGATTTCAATTCGGGCCAGCCTGAAGGTTGCGGGCTGTATCAGATCACCGCCAAAAACGGCTTTCGCAGCAGTGCGGCAGTGGCCTACCTGAAACCCGCCAAATCGCGCAAGAACCTCACCGTAAAGACCGGGTGTCGGGTCATCCGCATCCTCACCCAAGGCAGTAAAGCCATTGGCGTTGAATACATCGAGAAGGGCGTGCGCCAGGTGATGCATGCCGACAAGGAAATCATTTTATCGTCCGGCGCCATCAACTCACCGCGTTTGTTGATGTTGTCCGGTATCGGACCCGCCGCGCAGCTGGATAAACATGGCATCAAGGTGGTCAGTGACTTGCCCGGTGTCGGCCAGAATCTTCAGGACCATATTGAAGTGTCTCTGGTGTATGAACTGACCGGGCCGCATAGCTACGACAAGTACAAAAAGCCCCTTTGGAAAATGATGGCGGGCTTGCAATACGCCTTGTTCAGACAAGGCCCGGCGGCGTCCAACCTCATTGAAGGCGGCGCTTTCTGGTGGGGCGACAAGGCGGCGGCCCATCCGGACATCCAGTACTTCATGGTCGTCGGTGCCGGCATAGAAGAGGGCGTCGATTCAGTTCCCGGCGGCAATGGCTGCACGCTGAACCTGGGACAGATACGTCCAAGGTCCAGAGGCCATGTCGAGCTCTATTCAGCCGACCCGATGTCACCGCCGCGGATCGTGCCCAACTATTTTTCCGACCCATACGATATCGAGAGTCTGGTGGATGGTTGCCTGGAGGGTGAGCAAATCATGTCCCAGGCCGCCTTCAAACCATTCATTGCCAGGCGGCATGTGCCGGACGGGGCGGTCCGGACCCGGGAAGAAATGAAAAAATTCTGCCACGAGCAAGCGCACGCCGCGCTGCATCCATCCGGCACGTGCCGCATGGGGGTGGACGAACTTTCGGTGGTCGGCCCGGACCTGCGCGTGCACGGTATGGAAGGGCTGCGCGTTGCCGACGCATCGGTCATGCCCACGCTGATCTCCGGGAACCCTAACTCGGTGTGCATCATGATCGGCGAAAAAGCCGCGGACATGATCAGAAACGGGCACTGA
- a CDS encoding DMT family transporter, protein MMNSGIVFAILAGALWGGVIIAPSLLPEFNAVLISSVRFAMYGLISLLVALPFASRLLSRLTRRDALMLLRLSFTGNILNYALLGASVQLSGVTAAALINGMMPVAITYLGRGDAGSLPLTKLKLPLLLVFLGIVSVSLEHSGTQGASGSLSSRLLGLACGVSGVICWSWYATHNARYLKQSHFNSSEWSTLLGIVTGVVAVVFGIAALILFPNLVPAQVENSRWTALLWVCLFLALGGSWVANGLWNACSRRMATSLSGQMIVFETLFACVYGFLFSQRVPGLMEVTSIVLLVGGVVWAAKRHQIVPMKQAEP, encoded by the coding sequence ATGATGAACAGTGGGATTGTATTTGCGATTTTGGCGGGTGCTCTCTGGGGAGGGGTGATCATCGCCCCCTCGTTGCTGCCGGAATTCAATGCCGTGCTGATCAGCAGCGTGCGGTTTGCAATGTACGGGCTGATCTCGCTCCTCGTCGCCTTGCCTTTTGCATCACGCCTGCTCTCCCGGTTGACGCGCCGCGATGCCTTGATGCTGCTTCGCCTTTCATTCACCGGGAACATCCTCAACTACGCGCTGTTGGGCGCTTCCGTGCAACTGAGCGGGGTGACTGCCGCCGCCCTTATCAACGGCATGATGCCGGTTGCCATTACCTATCTGGGGCGTGGCGATGCCGGGTCCCTGCCCCTGACAAAGCTCAAGCTGCCCTTGTTGCTGGTATTCCTGGGCATCGTATCGGTGAGCCTCGAACACTCGGGCACACAGGGGGCGAGTGGCTCACTGTCTTCGCGCTTGCTGGGCCTGGCCTGCGGGGTCAGCGGCGTGATCTGCTGGTCGTGGTACGCGACCCACAATGCCCGCTATCTCAAGCAAAGCCATTTCAACAGCAGCGAATGGTCGACGCTGTTGGGTATCGTGACGGGTGTCGTCGCGGTCGTGTTCGGCATCGCGGCCTTGATCCTGTTCCCGAACCTGGTCCCCGCTCAGGTTGAAAACAGCCGCTGGACAGCGTTGCTGTGGGTCTGCCTGTTCCTGGCACTCGGTGGTTCATGGGTTGCCAATGGGCTGTGGAATGCCTGCTCGCGTCGCATGGCCACGTCGTTGAGTGGCCAGATGATCGTGTTCGAAACGCTGTTTGCCTGTGTATACGGTTTTCTGTTCAGTCAGCGAGTGCCTGGCTTGATGGAGGTGACGTCAATCGTGTTGCTGGTGGGTGGGGTCGTCTGGGCGGCGAAGCGCCACCAAATCGTGCCGATGAAACAGGCTGAACCGTAG
- a CDS encoding LysR substrate-binding domain-containing protein yields MSWRSRPLRRTLINRYLRTLPPLETLITFEAVGRHASFTGAAGELFLTQSAVSKQMRQLEDCMGVPLFERKPRGVKLTGAGDELLMTVNVLLTTMYQSVTRIRNVHQSNAVSVLATHALAQFWLFPKLIEFNKAYPDIAVHVHAINEFDEASLNDFDVGILYGSGEWPSLDSDFLLPEIVYAVAHPSLDVSRIKTLEHLAQANLVQIDTCAWQCLDWHQWFGHFGIDYIARDKAPVFNQLTLAYRAVQQGMGIGLAWTFMADEALAKGELQRVTPFECVTGNGEFLVSLKHRKRSASAEIFRQWLLGSMGD; encoded by the coding sequence ATGTCGTGGCGCAGTCGTCCGCTCAGGAGAACCCTCATTAACCGTTACCTGCGTACCTTGCCCCCGTTGGAAACCCTGATCACATTTGAGGCGGTGGGACGGCACGCCAGTTTCACGGGGGCGGCAGGCGAGCTGTTTCTTACCCAGAGCGCCGTGAGCAAACAGATGCGCCAGCTCGAGGACTGCATGGGCGTCCCGCTCTTCGAGCGCAAACCGAGGGGTGTCAAGTTGACCGGCGCAGGCGATGAGCTGCTGATGACGGTCAACGTGCTCCTCACCACGATGTACCAAAGCGTCACGCGAATTCGCAATGTCCATCAGTCCAACGCCGTCTCGGTGCTGGCGACCCATGCCCTGGCCCAGTTCTGGCTGTTCCCGAAACTGATCGAATTCAACAAGGCCTACCCCGACATCGCCGTGCACGTCCACGCCATCAACGAGTTCGATGAGGCCAGCCTCAATGATTTCGACGTGGGCATTCTCTATGGCTCTGGCGAATGGCCCTCGCTGGACAGCGATTTCCTGCTGCCGGAAATCGTCTATGCCGTGGCCCATCCTTCACTGGATGTTTCGCGGATCAAGACCCTGGAACACTTGGCGCAGGCCAACCTGGTGCAGATCGACACGTGCGCCTGGCAATGCCTGGACTGGCACCAATGGTTCGGTCACTTTGGCATCGACTACATAGCGCGGGACAAAGCCCCGGTCTTTAACCAGCTGACACTGGCGTATCGGGCCGTTCAGCAAGGCATGGGCATCGGCCTGGCCTGGACGTTCATGGCTGATGAGGCGCTGGCCAAGGGAGAATTGCAGCGGGTTACACCTTTCGAATGCGTGACGGGCAATGGCGAGTTCCTGGTGTCGCTCAAGCATCGCAAGCGTTCTGCCTCTGCCGAGATATTCCGGCAGTGGCTGCTGGGATCAATGGGCGACTGA